One window from the genome of Strix uralensis isolate ZFMK-TIS-50842 chromosome 22, bStrUra1, whole genome shotgun sequence encodes:
- the CCR7 gene encoding C-C chemokine receptor type 7: protein MDGGKQLKVALVFSLPLIFQFCAGNNVTDDYDSNTTIDYTMFEILCEKEEVRNFRAAFLPAMYSLICFTGLLGNGLVMLTYIYFKRLKTMTDIYLLNLALADILFLLTLPFWATSAAMHWLFGEFACKAVYCICKMSFFSGMLLLLSISIDRYFAIVQAASAHRFRPRMIFISKVTCILIWLLAFILSIPELVHSGVNNSDSHPRCSIIANDLQTFNTGIKVSQMVFGFLFPLLVMSVCYLIIIKTLLQARNFEKNKAIKVIIAVVIVFVVFQLPYNGVMLAKTISAFNQTSSCEESKKLDVADDVTYTLACFRCCLNPFLYAFIGVKFRNDLFKLLKELGCLSQERLWQLSTCRESKRFSFAMETETTTTFSP, encoded by the exons ATGGATGGTG GCAAGCAGTTAAAGGTCGCCCTTGTTTTCAGCCTTCCTCTAATTTTTCAG TTCTGTGCCGGGAACAACGTCACCGATGACTATGACTCCAACACCACCATTGACTACACCATGTTCGAGATCCTGTGCGAGAAGGAGGAAGTCCGTAACTTCCGCGCTGCCTTCCTCCCAGCCATGTACTCCCTCATCTGCTTCACGGGGCTGCTGGGCAACGGGCTGGTGATGCTCACCTACATCTACTTCAAGAGGCTCAAGACCATGACGGACATCTATTTGCTGAACCTGGCTCTGGCAGACATCCTCTTCCTGCTGACCCTCCCCTTCTGGGCCACCAGTGCAGCCATGCACTGGCTTTTTGGGGAGTTCGCCTGCAAAGCCGTCTATTGCATCTGCAAAATGAGTTTCTTCAGCGGGATGCTGCTCCTCCTGTCCATCAGCATCGACAGGTACTTCGCCATCGTTCAGGCTGCCTCAGCCCACCGCTTCCGTCCCCGGATGATATTCATTAGCAAGGTCACGTGTATCCTCATTTGGCTCCTGGCTTTCATCCTCTCAATCCCTGAGCTGGTTCACAGTGGTGTAAATAACTCAGACAGCCATCCCCGTTGTTCCATCATCGCTAATGACTTGCAGACCTTCAACACTGGCATCAAAGTGTCCCAAATGGTTTTTGGTTTCTTATTTCCCCTCCTAGTCATGTCTGTCTGCTACCTCATCATCATCAAAACATTACTCCAGGCCCGCAACTTTGAGAAGAATAAAGCCATCAAGGTCATCATCGCCGTGGTAATTGTCTTCGTTGTCTTCCAGCTGCCCTACAATGGTGTCATGCTGGCCAAGACCATCTCAGCCTTCAACCAAACCAGCTCGTGTGAGGAGAGCAAGAAGCTCGACGTGGCAGATGACGTGACCTACACTCTGGCCTGCTTCCGATGCTGCCTCAATCCCTTCCTCTACGCCTTCATTGGTGTCAAATTCCGCAATGACCTCTTCAAGCTTCTGAAGGAGCTGGGCTGCCTGAGCCAGGAGCGCCTCTGGCAGCTGTCCACATGCCGCGAGAGCAAGAGGTTTTCCTTTGCCATGGAGACAGAGACAACCACCACCTTCTCCCCATGA